AAGCACCAAAACCGATTTTAAATCCTTAAACTGGAATGAAAGTCCAACGATGACGGTTTTTGGAAAAAATATGCCGATTACGTATTTGATTAATCCTGCGATTTCTATTTTTAAATCGAAACTGGAAAGTACAATTGATGACGCCATCGAAAAATCAATGGATTTTAAACCGAATGTTTTGGCTGCTCTGGAAAAAATCTGTACGCCGTTTCAAATGAGCGATACCTACGAAAGCTGGCTGCGAATTGTTCCTGTTGAAATTTACTCTACCAATGCCAAGCTGAAAAATGATTCTTTTTTGATGGAAATGGGAATGAAATGCAACATGGAAACGATTGTTGGCAAAAAACCGGAATCGAAATTCAACGCTAATAAAATTGTTTTAAAACCGGTAACCAAAATCCCAAATCAGATTTCTGCCAATATTGCGGCGATTTCAAGTTATGTTGATGCTTCAAAAATAATGACCCAGAATTTTGCCGGTCAGGAATTTGGATCAGGAAGTAAAAAAGTAACGGTAAAAAACGTTTCGATCTGGCACAGAGACGGCAAAATGGTAATTGCCCTTGATGTTTTGGGATCGATAAACGGAACGTTGTATTTAAATGGTTTTCCGCAATACAATCCGCAGACAAAAGAAATTTATTTTGATAAACTGGATTATGTTTTAGATACCAAAAGCAAATTGATGCGAACAGCCAACTGGTTAGCGCAGGGATATATTTTAAGAAAAATGGAAGAAAACTGCCGTTATTCGATACAGCCAAATTTAGAAGAAGGCAAAAAAAGCATGGCAGCGTATCTTAAAAATTATTCGCCAATGCCGGGTGTTTTTGTAAACGGAAAAATGGAAGATATTCAGTTTGATAAAATACAATTGACCAATCAGGCAATTATCGCTTTTATCAAAATAAACGGAACAGTAAATGTCTCGGTAAACGGATTGAAATAATCAAGCTTTTCAATTTTTTATTTAATAATGCAGCAGAAAAAAGACCATCAAATGATGGTCTTTTTAATTTCTGAAAAAACAGCTTTTTAGACTTCTTCATTGACAGCAGTAATATCAATATGGGTAATTATCATATCACCATATTCATAACTGTCTTTGTGAGTCCAAATTATCTCTTTATTTTTAGGTCTCAACGCCCAATACCAGGGAATATGTTCACTAACCTGCACCAAAAGAGAGATACGTTCTGTACTATTTCCTTCGTTTTTCTTTTGCTGCTCTATAGTGGTGAACCTAAAACAAAACATAAAACTGTGTTTTTCATTAATAACACTGCCTGTTTTTATTTCGGGTTTAATTTCCTGAAGTAGATTTTTTAAAGGCCTATTGATAAATAACTGTTCGTTCTCTTTTAGTTTATAAAGATCATTTATGTTTTGTACCATTTGCTGTGCATAAGTATCACTATGAATTAGAAAACAGAATAGTATTGTAAATTTTAAAATATTTTTCATTGATTTGTTTTGATTTTAAATCCTGAATTTCATCGTAATGAAATTCAGGATTCTTGATTTATTTTTTTGTAACAACTTCAATCTTCACAACGGTTAGATTTCCGTACTTTACAGCATCTTCGTTTGTCCAAATAATTTCTTTCCCTTTTGGTCGTTCTTCCCAAGTCCAGTTAAACTGTTCTTTAATTGTAACATACAGTGATACCCGATCTTGAGCTGA
This portion of the Flavobacterium gelatinilyticum genome encodes:
- a CDS encoding DUF4403 family protein yields the protein MKFSSTIALFGLIAVLAGCSSTQKLETLKPEPDDASPLVYDASPSFINLPITVKLNDIQSQTNALLNGLIYEDTNIEDDDIEIKIWKQAPIKIQNDPANPDKRIKTILPLKANIKYRIGTKKLGVELYDTREFNLNGVITLSSETALSNWKLSTKTDFKSLNWNESPTMTVFGKNMPITYLINPAISIFKSKLESTIDDAIEKSMDFKPNVLAALEKICTPFQMSDTYESWLRIVPVEIYSTNAKLKNDSFLMEMGMKCNMETIVGKKPESKFNANKIVLKPVTKIPNQISANIAAISSYVDASKIMTQNFAGQEFGSGSKKVTVKNVSIWHRDGKMVIALDVLGSINGTLYLNGFPQYNPQTKEIYFDKLDYVLDTKSKLMRTANWLAQGYILRKMEENCRYSIQPNLEEGKKSMAAYLKNYSPMPGVFVNGKMEDIQFDKIQLTNQAIIAFIKINGTVNVSVNGLK